The Lepus europaeus isolate LE1 chromosome 6, mLepTim1.pri, whole genome shotgun sequence genome includes a window with the following:
- the LPAR5 gene encoding lysophosphatidic acid receptor 5, translated as MLANSSANTSANSSAPPCPDYRPTHRLHLVVYSLVLAAGFPLNALALWVFLRALRVHSVVSIYMCNLAASDLLFTLSLPVRLSYYALHYWPFPDLLCQTAGAIFQMNMYGSCIFLMLINVDRYAAIVHPLRLRHLRRPRVARLLCLGVWVLILVFAVPAARVHRPSRCTYQGHEVRLCFESFSDELWKGRLLPLVLLAEALGFGLPLVAVAYSSGRVFCTLARPDSTRSQRRRKTVRLLLANLVIFLLCFVPYNTTLAVYGLLRSHLVVASQAARDQVRGVLMVMVLLAGANCVLDPLVYYFSAEGFRNTLRGLRTQRSARTLATNGDRGALAERPSEIHITRLDATSQGLLQPSGPGAPLTQCPQDSAL; from the coding sequence ATGTTGGCCAACTCCTCCGCCAACACTTCTGCCAACAGCTCGGCACCTCCGTGCCCTGACTACCGGCCCACTCACCGCCTGCACCTGGTGGTCTACAGCCTGGTCCTGGCAGCCGGGTTCCCCCTCAACGCCCTGGCCCTCTGGGTCTTCCTGCGCGCGCTGCGCGTGCACTCGGTAGTGAGCATATACATGTGCAACCTGGCGGCCAGCGACCTGCTCTTCACCCTCTCGCTGCCCGTGCGCCTCTCCTACTACGCGCTGCACTACTGGCCCTTCCCTGATCTGCTGTGCCAGACAGCGGGCGCTATCTTCCAGATGAACATGTACGGCAGCTGCATCTTCCTGATGCTCATCAACGTGGACCGCTACGCCGCCATCGTGCACCCGCTGCGGCTGCGCCACCTGCGGCGGCCCCGCGTGGCGCGCCTGCTGTGCCTGGGCGTGTGGGTGCTCATCCTGGTGTTCGCCGTGCCCGCCGCCCGCGTGCACAGGCCTTCGCGCTGCACCTACCAGGGCCACGAGGTGCGCCTGTGCTTCGAGAGCTTCAGCGACGAGCTGTGGAAAGGCAGGCTGCTGCCGCTCGTGCTGCTGGCCGAGGCGCTGGGCTTCGGGCTGCCGCTCGTCGCCGTGGCGTACTCGTCGGGCCGGGTCTTCTGCACGCTGGCGCGGCCCGACTCCACGCGCAGCCAGCGGCGACGGAAGACCGTGCGCCTCCTGCTGGCCAACCTCGTCATCTTCCTGCTGTGCTTCGTGCCCTACAACACCACGCTGGCCGTCTACGGGCTGCTGCGGAGCCACCTGGTGGTGGCCAGCCAGGCGGCCCGCGATCAGGTGCGCGGGGTGCTCATGGTGATGGTGCTGCTGGCCGGCGCCAACTGCGTGCTGGACCCGCTGGTGTACTACTTCAGCGCCGAGGGTTTTCGCAACACCCTGCGCGGTCTGCGCACTCAGCGCAGTGCGAGGACCTTGGCCACCAACGGGGATCGAGGGGCGCTCGCTGAACGGCCTTCAGAGATCCACATCACCAGGCTGGATGCCACCAGTCAGGGGCTTCTCCAGCCGTCCGGCCCCGGGGCGCCCCTCACCCAGTGTCCCCAGGATTCAGCCCTCTGA